One Kiritimatiellales bacterium genomic window carries:
- a CDS encoding FAD-dependent oxidoreductase, which translates to MKKIKTDVIVVGAGTGGICAAVGAARAGANVLLIETTAQIGGTGVISPLGILCGLGPGAKQNVNNGFLPELFPHLFPYRKCDEMITYYDSDDLFERYKKLIAAEKNLTVQPSTQIDAIQIDSGCRIAGITISGTAGPAEVSAGMFIDSTGNGNFAAQAGAEFRLGRDSDGQMQPATLTFVISNIDPDKLTPAGKPPLRAEIWTDKNKIIDALGLQKAYIRLKEEGRTENPKGADQEVLFFPSPDVRTLVFNHTRVTGIDPANPESVEAGRKNAGKQVYDLWNEIKDHPALKNAALTVSPVLGIREGRRVTGDYVLTQDDCLSEARFDDMATACCYPIDIHNPQGADTTMVHIPGSGYYHIPFRCLYAKGFENLLLGSRCISGTHEAHSSYRVMAPVTAIGQACGVAAAIAARRDLTDVREINPAWIRYILKQQNQFVEGTQESPF; encoded by the coding sequence ATGAAAAAAATAAAAACAGATGTGATTGTTGTCGGCGCAGGAACCGGAGGAATTTGTGCGGCGGTTGGCGCCGCGCGCGCCGGCGCAAATGTTTTATTGATTGAAACAACCGCGCAGATCGGCGGTACCGGCGTAATCAGTCCGCTTGGCATTCTTTGCGGACTCGGTCCCGGCGCGAAGCAGAATGTGAATAACGGATTCCTGCCGGAACTGTTTCCGCATCTGTTTCCGTACCGCAAGTGCGACGAAATGATTACATATTATGATTCAGACGATCTTTTCGAACGCTATAAAAAATTAATCGCCGCAGAAAAAAATCTGACGGTGCAACCATCAACGCAAATTGATGCGATACAGATTGATTCCGGCTGCCGGATCGCCGGAATTACAATTTCCGGCACCGCCGGTCCGGCAGAAGTCTCTGCCGGAATGTTTATCGACAGCACCGGTAATGGAAATTTCGCGGCGCAGGCCGGGGCGGAATTCCGGCTGGGACGCGATTCTGACGGACAGATGCAACCGGCAACGTTGACGTTTGTTATTTCAAATATTGATCCCGATAAATTGACACCGGCAGGCAAGCCGCCGCTGCGCGCCGAAATCTGGACGGACAAAAATAAAATAATTGATGCACTCGGATTGCAGAAAGCCTACATCCGGCTGAAAGAAGAGGGGCGCACTGAAAATCCGAAAGGCGCGGATCAGGAAGTTTTATTTTTCCCGAGCCCTGATGTCCGCACGCTGGTGTTTAATCACACCCGCGTTACCGGAATTGATCCGGCCAATCCCGAATCCGTTGAGGCCGGGCGTAAAAACGCGGGAAAGCAGGTGTATGATTTGTGGAATGAAATTAAAGATCATCCGGCGCTCAAAAATGCCGCACTCACCGTTTCGCCGGTGCTTGGAATCCGCGAGGGCCGTCGCGTTACCGGTGATTATGTTTTGACGCAGGACGATTGCCTCTCTGAAGCGCGTTTCGATGATATGGCCACCGCCTGCTGTTATCCGATTGATATTCATAATCCGCAAGGCGCTGATACAACCATGGTGCACATTCCCGGCAGCGGCTATTATCACATTCCGTTCCGCTGTCTATACGCAAAAGGTTTTGAAAATCTGCTGCTTGGCTCGCGGTGCATCAGCGGAACGCACGAAGCGCATTCATCCTATCGTGTGATGGCGCCGGTGACGGCCATCGGACAGGCCTGCGGTGTCGCGGCGGCAATTGCGGCGCGCCGGGATCTTACGGATGTCCGCGAAATTAATCCGGCGTGGATACGTTATATTTTAAAACAGCAGAATCAGTTTGTTGAAGGCACACAGGAATCTCCTTTTTAA
- a CDS encoding glycoside hydrolase family 38 C-terminal domain-containing protein, with amino-acid sequence MKSDASHIKKIIVVSNTHWDREFRRSLEKTRRRLLDMMDVTLDILENDPDYHSFTMDGHSIMIDDYLKLRPERRRQIEKFVRAGRLIIGPYYTLAEQFSIGQEALIRNLLFGKKTVEKYGGTFGTVAYTPSSWGQSGQLPQILADFGLKYMMFYRGISHHEADAEWIWEAPDGTQVTASRFALYARYNWYCQVHRPVTSGREFEKDYIWGEFDECPLRPADGLSGEDLTFDLKCPENLFNPAKLEKAIERMIAVEGPHFTTPVFLAMNGHDISVAHPNESKVIKEAQKLFAGKYEIRHGTLEDFWAEAEKYLDRSSLPVLVGERRKYLKEGMWTYLFPSTISARTYLKQQDYAATEKLVCRAEPLAALAVAFGAPAPEKYLDRGWRYLLSNHTHDANGGCAPDEVCKDMEYRYRKVSEIADIVTEDSITHIAKNLNSADQPADVMQLIVFNPLPVERNAVVTVDVEIPRKYKAAAAVLDSDTDRNLLVQPISHEVSSSFVDSIWDLPRIMESSRIKFYAGFRKLPALGYRTYTIVPEKEELRLNDSLVTGANTLENEWVKVEINGNGTVDLICKSTGKIYQQINFLRDQGETGNAWKHVPPVFDRICTSTGCAARISVIESGPVVSTVRAEYEFAVPQDYADGRSRSHNTVIIPVTVDYTLHFNSPLLQVRMELDSPVKDHWLRVCIPTNLTADVSVSDAHFNIMERPIKLTDSRGWIERVYGMQPLQTFADISDGQNGMAMLPKGLFEYEAIDDAERTLALTLIRACRIKLAVSEEKVTELPDEGVQCLGRHVFEYAIYPHAGNWQSAGIPEVSKIWNTPVRAMQIGRGKGNLPHEQSFVCVRGNGIQVSAVKPAENSDGIIIRLYNPIQSVCNAELIFGVPVKSAEIIGMDEITVKQKATVEKHAISVLVAAKKIITLRIHF; translated from the coding sequence ATGAAATCAGACGCTTCGCACATAAAAAAAATTATTGTTGTTTCCAATACACACTGGGACCGCGAATTCCGGCGCTCGCTTGAAAAGACGCGCCGGCGCTTGCTGGACATGATGGATGTCACGCTGGATATTCTTGAAAACGATCCGGATTATCATTCGTTCACCATGGACGGTCATTCGATCATGATTGATGATTATCTGAAACTGCGCCCCGAACGCCGGCGGCAGATTGAAAAATTTGTGCGCGCCGGCCGGCTGATTATCGGGCCGTATTATACGCTGGCGGAACAGTTTTCAATCGGACAGGAAGCATTGATTCGCAATCTGCTGTTCGGGAAAAAAACGGTTGAAAAATACGGCGGAACATTCGGAACCGTTGCATATACGCCGTCATCCTGGGGGCAGTCCGGACAGCTGCCGCAGATTCTGGCGGATTTCGGTTTAAAATATATGATGTTCTATCGCGGTATTTCTCATCACGAAGCCGACGCAGAGTGGATATGGGAAGCGCCGGACGGCACGCAGGTCACCGCGTCGCGTTTTGCACTTTATGCCAGATATAACTGGTACTGTCAGGTGCATCGTCCGGTGACATCCGGGCGGGAATTTGAAAAAGATTATATCTGGGGTGAATTTGATGAATGTCCGCTGCGTCCCGCCGACGGACTTTCCGGTGAAGATTTAACGTTTGATTTGAAATGTCCGGAAAATCTTTTTAATCCGGCAAAACTGGAAAAAGCAATCGAGCGTATGATTGCCGTTGAAGGGCCGCATTTCACCACGCCGGTTTTTCTGGCGATGAACGGCCACGATATTTCCGTAGCGCATCCGAATGAATCAAAAGTCATCAAAGAAGCGCAAAAACTGTTCGCCGGCAAATATGAAATCCGGCACGGAACGCTCGAAGACTTCTGGGCGGAAGCGGAAAAATATCTCGATCGCAGCTCTCTGCCGGTGCTGGTTGGCGAACGCCGGAAGTATTTGAAAGAGGGCATGTGGACCTATCTTTTCCCGAGCACCATCAGCGCCCGCACCTATTTAAAACAGCAGGATTATGCCGCGACAGAAAAACTGGTCTGCCGCGCCGAACCGCTGGCGGCGCTGGCCGTTGCGTTCGGTGCGCCGGCGCCGGAAAAATATCTGGATCGCGGCTGGCGTTATCTGCTCAGCAATCATACGCACGATGCCAACGGCGGTTGCGCGCCGGATGAAGTTTGCAAAGACATGGAATACCGCTACCGGAAAGTCAGCGAGATTGCCGATATTGTTACCGAAGATTCCATCACGCATATTGCAAAAAATCTGAATTCGGCAGATCAGCCGGCGGATGTCATGCAGTTAATCGTATTCAATCCGTTGCCGGTTGAGCGTAATGCGGTCGTCACGGTGGACGTTGAAATTCCACGCAAATATAAAGCGGCGGCAGCCGTATTAGACAGCGATACAGACAGGAATCTGCTGGTGCAGCCGATCTCACATGAAGTATCCAGCTCGTTTGTTGACAGCATTTGGGATCTGCCGCGAATTATGGAATCCAGCCGCATTAAATTTTATGCCGGGTTCCGGAAATTACCGGCGCTCGGCTATCGCACATACACCATCGTTCCTGAAAAAGAAGAACTGCGGTTGAATGATTCACTGGTTACCGGTGCGAACACGCTGGAAAATGAATGGGTTAAAGTTGAGATTAACGGCAACGGCACCGTGGATCTCATTTGTAAATCCACCGGAAAAATTTATCAGCAGATCAATTTCCTGCGCGATCAGGGCGAAACCGGTAATGCATGGAAACATGTGCCGCCGGTGTTTGATCGCATCTGTACATCCACCGGTTGCGCCGCCCGGATCAGTGTGATCGAAAGCGGGCCGGTGGTTTCAACCGTTCGCGCCGAATATGAATTCGCTGTGCCGCAGGATTATGCTGACGGACGCAGTCGCAGTCATAATACAGTAATAATTCCGGTGACGGTTGATTACACGCTGCATTTTAATTCTCCGCTGCTGCAGGTGCGGATGGAACTCGACAGTCCCGTGAAAGATCATTGGTTACGTGTTTGTATTCCAACAAATCTGACTGCGGACGTTTCTGTTAGTGATGCACATTTTAACATTATGGAACGTCCGATTAAATTGACCGATAGCCGCGGATGGATCGAGCGGGTTTACGGCATGCAGCCGCTGCAGACATTCGCCGATATCTCTGACGGACAGAATGGCATGGCCATGTTGCCTAAAGGACTTTTTGAGTATGAAGCTATAGACGATGCAGAGCGGACGCTGGCGCTGACACTCATTCGAGCCTGCCGTATTAAACTGGCGGTTTCTGAAGAAAAAGTAACCGAGCTGCCTGATGAAGGTGTTCAGTGCCTTGGCAGACATGTTTTTGAATATGCAATTTACCCGCACGCCGGAAACTGGCAGTCCGCAGGAATCCCGGAAGTTTCAAAAATCTGGAACACACCGGTGCGTGCCATGCAAATTGGGCGAGGCAAAGGAAACCTGCCGCACGAGCAGAGTTTCGTTTGTGTAAGAGGAAACGGTATTCAAGTCTCAGCGGTAAAGCCCGCAGAAAACAGTGATGGAATTATCATCCGGTTGTATAATCCGATACAAAGTGTGTGCAATGCAGAACTCATTTTCGGAGTACCTGTAAAATCAGCGGAAATAATCGGAATGGATGAAATTACAGTGAAGCAAAAGGCCACTGTGGAAAAACATGCGATCAGTGTTTTGGTCGCTGCGAAAAAAATAATCACACTCAGAATACATTTTTAA
- a CDS encoding HAD family phosphatase translates to MNFSTNEELIGLEQTSDAAFTAGKNGVVSIKMTADKKAEFVSFENGKALALIKSSMGYPAYYPVYDVTIEKSLKAVLMDLDGTTVHSEHFWIWIIEKTTASLLGDANFKLEAADEPYVSGHSVSEHLQYCIKKYCPEKSVEEARQWYFKHTNYEMNEIMAGRGKKGAFTPSPGIKEFLYELKALGLKIGLVTSGLYEKAWPEILDAFKTLGMGDPKEFYDAIITAGFAIRPGEPGTLGELSPKPHPWLYAETARVGLGIPFEERHSVVGIEDSGAGIVSILLAGFAPIGISGGNIIDSGTKNLCTHYEESFEQIFQNLK, encoded by the coding sequence ATGAATTTTTCAACGAATGAAGAACTGATCGGATTGGAGCAGACATCGGATGCGGCGTTTACCGCCGGAAAAAACGGTGTGGTTTCAATTAAAATGACGGCGGACAAAAAAGCGGAGTTTGTGTCGTTCGAAAACGGCAAAGCGCTGGCGCTGATTAAATCGTCGATGGGTTATCCGGCGTATTATCCGGTGTACGATGTAACCATTGAAAAATCGCTGAAAGCGGTGCTGATGGATCTCGACGGCACAACGGTTCACAGCGAGCATTTCTGGATTTGGATTATTGAAAAAACCACCGCGAGTCTGCTCGGCGATGCCAATTTCAAATTAGAAGCAGCGGACGAGCCGTATGTTTCCGGTCATTCGGTTTCAGAGCATTTGCAGTATTGCATAAAAAAATATTGCCCCGAAAAATCGGTGGAAGAAGCGCGTCAGTGGTATTTCAAACACACCAATTATGAGATGAACGAAATTATGGCCGGGCGCGGTAAAAAGGGCGCGTTCACGCCATCGCCGGGCATCAAAGAATTTCTTTACGAACTCAAAGCGCTGGGTTTGAAAATCGGACTCGTCACATCAGGACTTTACGAAAAAGCCTGGCCGGAAATTCTGGATGCATTTAAAACGCTCGGCATGGGCGACCCGAAAGAATTTTACGATGCAATTATCACCGCCGGTTTTGCTATCCGTCCCGGCGAACCGGGTACGCTCGGTGAACTGTCGCCGAAGCCGCATCCGTGGCTCTACGCCGAAACGGCGCGCGTCGGGCTCGGCATTCCGTTCGAAGAGCGGCACAGCGTGGTTGGCATTGAAGATTCCGGCGCCGGAATTGTTTCAATCCTGCTTGCCGGTTTTGCACCGATTGGGATTTCCGGTGGTAACATTATCGACAGCGGCACCAAAAATCTCTGCACGCATTACGAAGAAAGCTTCGAACAAATTTTTCAAAACTTAAAATAG
- a CDS encoding transposase, translating to MGLSGALTLVSTMPEPGQIGDNQASAPAGLAPHNRDSGKFRGQRHIHGGRAEVRHALYMCAMSVRRSNPILKEFYERLIASGKKKKVALIAVARKLIVLANRLLADPGFQLS from the coding sequence ATCGGACTCTCCGGTGCACTGACACTCGTCAGTACGATGCCTGAACCCGGGCAGATCGGTGATAATCAGGCCTCGGCGCCGGCCGGATTAGCGCCGCACAATCGTGACAGCGGAAAGTTCCGCGGCCAGCGCCATATCCATGGCGGCCGCGCGGAAGTGCGGCATGCACTTTACATGTGTGCCATGAGTGTGCGACGCAGCAACCCGATTCTGAAGGAGTTTTACGAACGGCTCATTGCCAGCGGAAAAAAGAAAAAAGTGGCGCTCATCGCAGTGGCACGCAAGCTGATCGTACTGGCCAACCGGCTGCTCGCAGATCCCGGGTTCCAGCTCTCATAA
- a CDS encoding family 43 glycosylhydrolase, with translation MLTDDYLAPSGTFVRAFEYHWMEAPAIFKRNGLYYLLASACTGWEPNAARCAISDSIFGPWLEWENLREGTNPDRGFRPEKTFVAQSTYVFPVAGNPDTFIAMFDIWNPENAIDGRYVWLPVTFNKNNEFSIRWHDRWNMSV, from the coding sequence CTGCTCACCGATGATTACCTCGCGCCGTCCGGTACCTTCGTGCGGGCGTTTGAATATCACTGGATGGAAGCGCCGGCGATTTTTAAGCGGAACGGGTTGTATTATCTGCTGGCCAGCGCATGCACCGGCTGGGAACCGAATGCCGCACGCTGTGCCATATCCGACTCCATTTTCGGCCCGTGGCTGGAATGGGAAAATCTCCGCGAAGGAACCAATCCGGACCGCGGATTCAGGCCGGAAAAAACATTTGTCGCGCAAAGCACATATGTTTTCCCCGTTGCTGGGAATCCCGATACTTTTATCGCTATGTTTGATATCTGGAATCCCGAAAATGCCATCGACGGCCGTTATGTCTGGCTGCCGGTAACATTCAATAAAAATAATGAGTTTTCAATTCGGTGGCATGACCGCTGGAATATGTCTGTTTGA
- a CDS encoding sodium/solute symporter (Members of the Solute:Sodium Symporter (SSS), TC 2.A.21 as described in tcdb.org, catalyze solute:Na+ symport. Known solutes for members of the family include sugars, amino acids, nucleosides, inositols, vitamins, urea or anions, depending on the system.), which translates to MQGFTLGIVDIVVFVAFIIAVISIGLIKSKGGENSEDYFLAGRGLKWWLIGFSLIAANISTEQFVGMSGSAASSLGIAIASYEWMAAITLVVVGFVFLPHFLRAGIYTIPEFLEYRYNAATRIFMAALTMFTYVGITIAAVVYSGAVVINTLFPTIDIAMASIIIGAIAAVYVTAGGLKASVWADLIQGSALILGGAIVVVWAMKELGHADLATIGATAEQVQNLGDAGVLTKFKELNADKLHMILPASNPAIPWTALVIGLWLPNFYYWGLNQYIMQRTLGASSLVEGQKGVVFAAALKLIVPFIIVIPGIIAFNLFKPDMTELAYTANNRSVLEAFAAADASTGKEAFAFNADFAAVQPETAAEIIAYNATVANAVPAGETPMEKNAFVLSKLPAGVTVHKTLIGYHYDSAFALLIKKLIPTGLRGFMLAAILGAVVSSLASMLNSASTVFTIDFYRRFFAKHSTEKSQVFVGRICVVLFTVIGCAVAPQLANPKFGGVFNFIQEFQGYISPGILGVFIFGLIVKKAPAMAGVAGLIVNPVAYQLLKMYVPQLAFLNRMAICLGIVFIVMAIITLIKPAVHPGKIQAEKTVDLTPSKDALIVGIIVVVATLALYVYFW; encoded by the coding sequence ATGCAGGGATTCACACTGGGCATCGTGGATATTGTTGTATTTGTGGCGTTCATTATCGCCGTCATTTCCATCGGACTGATCAAATCGAAAGGCGGCGAAAACAGCGAAGATTATTTTCTCGCCGGGCGCGGATTAAAATGGTGGCTGATCGGGTTTTCGCTGATTGCGGCGAATATTTCCACTGAGCAGTTTGTCGGCATGTCCGGCAGCGCCGCGAGTTCGCTGGGCATTGCGATTGCCAGTTATGAATGGATGGCGGCGATCACGCTGGTCGTTGTCGGTTTTGTTTTTCTGCCGCACTTCCTGCGCGCCGGGATTTATACCATCCCGGAATTTCTTGAATACCGGTATAACGCCGCGACGCGCATCTTTATGGCGGCGTTAACGATGTTCACCTATGTCGGCATAACGATTGCGGCGGTGGTTTATTCCGGCGCAGTGGTCATCAACACGCTGTTTCCAACAATAGATATTGCCATGGCGTCCATCATTATCGGCGCCATTGCCGCCGTGTATGTCACCGCCGGCGGATTGAAAGCCAGTGTATGGGCGGATTTAATTCAGGGTTCGGCACTGATTCTTGGCGGCGCCATTGTGGTGGTCTGGGCAATGAAAGAACTGGGACATGCCGACCTCGCCACGATTGGCGCCACGGCGGAACAGGTACAAAATCTCGGCGATGCCGGCGTGCTTACAAAGTTCAAAGAACTCAATGCCGATAAACTGCATATGATTCTGCCGGCGAGTAATCCCGCGATTCCGTGGACGGCGCTAGTCATCGGCCTCTGGCTGCCGAATTTTTATTACTGGGGACTCAATCAGTATATTATGCAGCGTACGCTCGGCGCATCGTCGCTCGTCGAAGGACAGAAAGGTGTTGTATTTGCCGCCGCGTTAAAACTGATTGTGCCGTTCATCATCGTTATTCCCGGCATTATCGCCTTCAACCTGTTTAAGCCGGATATGACGGAGCTGGCGTACACCGCCAACAACCGTTCTGTTCTTGAAGCGTTTGCCGCCGCAGATGCATCCACCGGCAAAGAAGCCTTTGCGTTTAATGCCGATTTTGCTGCTGTTCAGCCGGAAACCGCTGCAGAAATTATCGCTTATAATGCCACCGTGGCGAATGCCGTTCCGGCAGGTGAAACGCCGATGGAAAAAAATGCGTTTGTGCTCAGTAAACTGCCCGCCGGCGTTACTGTTCACAAAACGCTGATCGGATATCATTATGATTCGGCATTTGCACTGCTCATTAAAAAGCTGATTCCCACCGGACTGCGCGGATTCATGCTCGCCGCCATTCTCGGTGCTGTCGTTTCCTCACTAGCTTCTATGCTCAATTCTGCATCAACGGTTTTTACAATTGATTTTTACCGTCGTTTTTTTGCGAAACACTCTACCGAAAAAAGCCAGGTGTTCGTCGGGCGCATTTGCGTTGTTCTGTTCACCGTCATCGGCTGCGCAGTGGCGCCGCAGCTGGCGAATCCGAAATTCGGCGGTGTCTTTAATTTTATTCAGGAATTTCAAGGCTATATTTCGCCCGGAATTCTCGGCGTATTTATTTTCGGACTGATCGTTAAAAAAGCGCCGGCGATGGCCGGTGTTGCCGGACTGATTGTTAATCCGGTTGCATATCAATTACTGAAAATGTATGTGCCGCAACTCGCTTTCCTGAACCGGATGGCGATCTGTCTGGGTATTGTTTTTATCGTTATGGCAATCATTACACTGATTAAACCGGCGGTGCATCCCGGAAAAATTCAAGCAGAGAAAACCGTCGATCTTACGCCGTCCAAAGATGCGCTCATCGTCGGCATTATTGTCGTTGTTGCAACGCTCGCGCTGTATGTTTATTTTTGGTGA
- a CDS encoding PQQ-binding-like beta-propeller repeat protein → MKSTRRNCLKAGITAAGMLSAGRVFGQSAGAVTVTGTVCDTNNRPLPNVMVSDSVSVVLTDAAGKYQLTVSRDRTRFVYVILPRGYRGTEKYSTVFPCEPIPRTGTAAVLNFELCPWAASNKAEFTVAHFTDIHLLNSTVTAFKQLLTDIADAPIRPDFVLDTGDCFNDNPWVIGSVYADALKQLGDVPYFSTIGNHDITGARDAGTPAPGYDDYLQGGYEYHLGPAQYAFHFSDFLFIITPFLDQSGGRYTTAYVKTWFDNLLPLISKGTKLILCTHSPVRPALVDDAQQYGHTVEASFTGHYHSRQMYYIDDMVNINSPRALNSGDDGSPNALAWITACGGKITDVEYRLSTVKKSVGIVLPENDAQYRPGALDFSVAVYDAFDPPVQVRGRIDSGAWFSLTHQDGWMWNAKSSVSADGQHTAEIEVEWTSGVPATRSKRSFRVSSKALEIPLVQSAGDWPQFQRNAQHSGAGDLIAADGFRLAWSTPLNRCVNVASPVVENGMLFMAVDADGRAGESGVIALDATTGRILWHYKTRSAVKCSAAVKDGMVYISTMQGMVIAINALTGGKIWEYDFELNRTSRAAWNYAAPVVSDDIVYTGPGDKFTALNRFTGVEIWETFTNAGSKPKGCYMHPAIGSDLVYLSIPYQYGLIALDRVSGEKIWENKKNHASSAPVVDGTALYYPHERSLACLDAATGDVRWLKPLSASGASWGLSSPAVSDKKLFIGTPDGKILCLDKNTGEAQWTFSGAGTAPIFLGGRGRAPAIAGSPVIAGETLYFGAPSGRFIALDFNTGTEQWSYDLRTPIGSSAAVSGNAIFITGIDGTVNAFAAPVPSGLKFLLRGS, encoded by the coding sequence ATGAAGTCAACCCGTAGAAATTGCTTAAAGGCGGGCATTACCGCCGCCGGCATGCTGTCAGCCGGTCGAGTCTTTGGGCAGTCGGCCGGCGCTGTAACAGTTACCGGTACCGTATGCGATACCAACAACCGGCCGCTTCCCAATGTTATGGTTTCTGACTCAGTCAGTGTTGTTTTAACGGATGCTGCAGGAAAATATCAGCTGACGGTTAGTCGTGATAGAACGCGATTCGTGTATGTTATTCTGCCTCGCGGATATCGCGGCACTGAAAAATATTCCACTGTCTTTCCCTGTGAGCCGATTCCGAGAACCGGGACAGCGGCAGTTTTGAATTTTGAATTATGTCCATGGGCTGCGTCGAACAAAGCGGAATTTACCGTTGCGCATTTTACTGACATTCACCTGTTAAACAGCACTGTGACGGCATTCAAACAATTACTAACAGATATTGCAGATGCGCCAATACGACCGGACTTCGTACTCGATACCGGCGACTGTTTTAATGATAATCCCTGGGTAATAGGTTCGGTTTATGCAGATGCGTTGAAACAACTCGGAGACGTTCCATACTTCAGCACGATCGGCAATCATGATATTACCGGCGCCCGTGATGCCGGCACACCGGCGCCGGGATATGATGATTATCTTCAAGGAGGATACGAATATCATCTTGGTCCGGCGCAATATGCATTTCATTTCAGCGATTTTCTGTTTATCATTACACCGTTTCTCGACCAGAGCGGAGGCCGGTACACTACAGCGTATGTCAAAACATGGTTTGATAATCTCCTGCCGCTCATAAGCAAGGGGACAAAATTAATTCTATGCACACATTCGCCGGTGCGCCCGGCACTCGTTGACGATGCACAGCAGTACGGACATACCGTCGAAGCGTCATTTACAGGGCATTATCATTCGCGGCAGATGTATTACATCGACGACATGGTTAATATTAATTCTCCGCGCGCCTTGAACAGCGGCGATGACGGTTCCCCGAATGCGCTCGCGTGGATTACTGCATGCGGGGGAAAAATTACAGATGTTGAATACAGGCTCAGCACAGTAAAAAAATCCGTTGGGATCGTTTTGCCGGAAAACGATGCGCAGTATCGTCCCGGTGCATTGGATTTTTCGGTTGCAGTTTATGATGCTTTTGATCCGCCGGTTCAGGTGCGCGGACGGATTGATTCCGGGGCATGGTTCTCTTTAACGCATCAAGACGGCTGGATGTGGAATGCAAAAAGCAGTGTGTCAGCAGACGGACAGCATACGGCTGAAATTGAGGTAGAATGGACTTCCGGTGTACCGGCCACGAGGAGTAAACGTTCGTTCAGAGTTTCCAGTAAAGCTCTTGAAATTCCGCTGGTGCAATCCGCTGGTGATTGGCCGCAGTTTCAGCGTAATGCACAACATTCTGGTGCGGGTGATCTTATTGCGGCAGACGGCTTTCGTCTGGCTTGGAGCACGCCGTTAAACCGGTGTGTAAATGTTGCATCACCAGTGGTTGAAAATGGCATGCTGTTTATGGCAGTGGATGCAGATGGGCGTGCTGGTGAATCTGGCGTGATCGCGTTGGATGCAACCACCGGCAGAATTTTATGGCATTATAAAACCCGGTCTGCCGTGAAATGCAGCGCCGCTGTAAAAGACGGGATGGTTTATATTTCAACAATGCAGGGAATGGTGATTGCAATAAATGCGCTCACCGGCGGGAAAATCTGGGAATACGATTTCGAATTGAATAGAACGAGCCGCGCGGCGTGGAATTATGCGGCGCCGGTTGTTTCCGATGATATCGTGTATACCGGTCCCGGCGATAAATTTACAGCATTGAATAGATTTACCGGCGTAGAAATCTGGGAAACGTTTACGAATGCCGGGAGCAAACCCAAAGGGTGCTACATGCATCCAGCGATTGGTTCTGATCTGGTCTATTTATCCATCCCATATCAGTATGGACTTATCGCTCTGGACCGAGTTTCCGGTGAAAAAATCTGGGAAAACAAAAAGAATCATGCGTCCAGTGCGCCGGTAGTTGACGGGACAGCACTATATTATCCGCACGAACGAAGTCTTGCCTGCTTAGATGCAGCGACGGGAGACGTCCGATGGTTAAAACCGCTCAGTGCATCCGGCGCGTCATGGGGGCTTTCTTCCCCGGCAGTGTCTGACAAGAAATTGTTTATCGGCACGCCGGATGGAAAAATTTTATGTCTCGATAAAAATACAGGTGAAGCACAGTGGACTTTTTCCGGCGCCGGCACCGCACCGATTTTCCTTGGCGGGCGCGGGAGGGCGCCGGCAATCGCCGGTTCGCCGGTTATCGCCGGTGAGACGCTCTATTTTGGTGCGCCGTCCGGGCGTTTTATAGCGCTCGACTTCAATACCGGCACAGAACAGTGGAGCTATGACTTGCGAACTCCAATCGGCTCTTCAGCAGCAGTTTCTGGAAATGCAATTTTTATCACCGGAATCGACGGAACCGTTAATGCATTTGCTGCGCCGGTACCGTCAGGATTAAAATTTTTGTTGCGCGGCAGTTAA